A part of Pirellulaceae bacterium genomic DNA contains:
- a CDS encoding cation:proton antiporter gives MQWPVELLVATAEGVFVQGILIILTTGLLAGLVCRQWSLPPLMGYIVVGMAIGPSALGLVRSESTDIEHVAELGVFFLLFSIGLELSLDDLKRTSRYMLIGGPIQMTLVAVPVALGLMGLGWPAPKAWLLGAAVSLSSTVLVIKALGEMGRLATGSFRRSIGILLFQDMALIPLLLFLPVLSGWEAGRNEDGLIQALTWVYMALVTVGFVAGTVLLRLTMVYLVVPRIMQHRSPDLVVLMALVVLGSVTLAAYRLGLPAALGAFAAGVVFGGNRWAEQIDSLILPFREVFSAIFFVCLGLLIDPHAIAQDPWRAGFLLAGLVVVKGLAAGVALRVTGLSWRESVGPALGLAHVGEFAFVVILLASTTGVLSQSERQLVIAVAGGSLLAAPLLLRYGFRAGVDSGEETVAVPGLTLKSGSKLRRAVVIGMGPVGRATAGQLETLGFELACLDLNPLNLQGFSQLGVPTVAGNAESDDVLRAAGVVQAQMILICVPQDEVAVRVSEHCRRLNSSARIVVRCRYLHTLSSLRRAGADFVVSEEANAARQLVELISKA, from the coding sequence ATGCAGTGGCCAGTTGAATTGTTAGTCGCCACCGCAGAGGGCGTGTTTGTCCAAGGGATTCTAATTATCTTGACAACCGGCCTGCTGGCAGGGCTGGTCTGTCGCCAATGGTCTTTGCCGCCGCTGATGGGCTACATCGTGGTGGGCATGGCGATTGGTCCGTCCGCTTTGGGGTTGGTGCGTTCGGAATCGACCGATATCGAGCACGTGGCCGAGCTGGGCGTGTTTTTCTTGCTATTTTCGATCGGGCTGGAGCTGTCGCTGGACGACCTCAAACGCACCTCCAGGTACATGCTGATTGGTGGCCCGATCCAAATGACTCTGGTGGCTGTGCCCGTAGCACTGGGGCTGATGGGATTGGGTTGGCCCGCTCCCAAAGCGTGGTTGCTGGGCGCTGCGGTGTCACTTAGCTCGACGGTCCTGGTTATCAAGGCGCTGGGGGAAATGGGCCGGCTGGCAACCGGTTCGTTTCGACGCAGTATCGGCATTCTGCTGTTCCAGGATATGGCGCTGATTCCGCTGCTACTGTTCCTGCCAGTGCTGAGCGGTTGGGAGGCGGGTCGGAACGAAGACGGATTGATCCAAGCATTGACCTGGGTTTATATGGCGCTGGTCACGGTGGGCTTTGTCGCCGGTACGGTATTGCTGCGTTTGACAATGGTCTATCTGGTCGTGCCCAGGATCATGCAGCATCGAAGTCCGGATCTGGTGGTGCTGATGGCGCTGGTCGTTCTGGGGAGCGTAACGCTAGCAGCCTATCGTTTGGGTTTGCCAGCGGCATTGGGAGCGTTTGCTGCGGGTGTTGTCTTCGGGGGTAACCGCTGGGCCGAACAGATCGACTCGCTGATTCTGCCTTTCCGCGAAGTCTTTTCGGCCATCTTTTTTGTCTGCCTGGGATTGTTGATCGATCCGCACGCAATTGCCCAGGATCCGTGGCGAGCCGGCTTTTTATTGGCAGGACTGGTTGTAGTCAAAGGCTTGGCTGCTGGAGTGGCTCTGCGCGTTACCGGCTTGAGCTGGCGCGAAAGCGTAGGGCCCGCGCTGGGGTTGGCTCACGTGGGTGAGTTTGCTTTTGTGGTGATTCTGTTAGCGTCCACGACGGGGGTTCTAAGTCAGTCCGAGCGACAATTGGTCATCGCAGTTGCCGGAGGTAGCTTGCTGGCAGCTCCCTTGCTATTGCGATATGGCTTTCGAGCCGGAGTCGATAGTGGGGAGGAGACTGTGGCGGTGCCAGGGCTGACTTTAAAGAGCGGTTCGAAGTTGCGTCGAGCTGTGGTGATCGGGATGGGGCCAGTCGGCCGAGCGACCGCCGGCCAGCTGGAGACGTTGGGGTTTGAATTGGCCTGCCTGGACCTGAATCCCCTGAATTTACAAGGATTTTCCCAGTTGGGAGTCCCTACGGTGGCAGGCAACGCCGAGTCGGATGACGTGCTGCGTGCGGCGGGGGTCGTGCAGGCGCAGATGATTTTGATTTGTGTCCCGCAGGATGAAGTGGCCGTGCGAGTCTCCGAGCATTGTCGGCGACTGAATTCCAGCGCCCGCATCGTCGTCCGCTGCCGCTACCTGCATACCTTGTCCAGCCTTCGGCGGGCGGGAGCCGATTTCGTGGTCAGTGAAGAAGCCAACGCCGCTCGACAACTGGTGGAATTGATCTCAAAAGCCTGA
- the aceA gene encoding isocitrate lyase ICL2: protein MATKEFPVSSFEEQVALTQAYLDSPRFAGITRLYAARQVVEQRGTIDASYPIAQHAAEGFYKRLRELFQTKKSITTFGPYSPGQVVAMKRMGIEGIYLGGWATSAKGSSHEDPGPDLASYPLSQVPDEAAGLVRALLIADKNQLFVRQRMTAEKRAATPEVDFRPFIIADADTGHGGDAHVRNLIRRFVEVGVPGYHIEDQRPGSKKCGHQGGKVLVAEDEQIKRLNAARFQLDIMRVPGIIVARTDAESATLLESCADERDQPFVLGATNIDVPPFKIAYLAILRRFDSKGVSELNGHKLYNIASEEYADAEAWLERKGIFKLVDEAAAWYLKNPNQNVDAMLDRITNQVTEVWQGEAGVKTYAQAVADVMEFRASEGEEFPMTSAEWLKFAGKASFNAAKAKAKSIGIHIIWDCERPRSPEGYYQVQGGIEYAIAKSLAAAPFADLLWMETKTADLKDARHFAEAIHAQFPDKMLAYNLSPSFNWDTTGMSEEQMRNFPEELGKLGFVFNFITYGGHQIDGLVSEEFALALKQDGMLALARLQRKLRLVESPYATPQSLVGGPRMDGALGACSGRTATTAAMGKGSTQFQHLVQTEVPTSLLAEWLAQWNKHYGHTEPLRVKLRPNRSGSDLLELQLLGAGDKKVANVIFATIQDRRGRTILSVRDQNTFDLAMRQKRLMTLMHLFLIHRYKAVAVHYVTPTEDNQYQTKKMQSHGIYSQVNNEVGEIIVADVDAEGVAKLLDADAAALQKLIHKAV from the coding sequence ATCGCGACCAAGGAGTTTCCAGTGAGTTCGTTTGAAGAACAAGTAGCCCTAACTCAAGCGTACCTCGATAGCCCGCGTTTCGCCGGTATTACTCGGCTGTACGCGGCCCGTCAGGTGGTCGAGCAGCGAGGGACGATCGATGCTTCATATCCGATCGCTCAGCACGCGGCTGAGGGATTCTACAAGCGACTTCGTGAGCTGTTTCAAACCAAAAAGAGCATCACTACGTTCGGCCCCTATTCTCCAGGGCAGGTGGTGGCCATGAAGCGCATGGGCATCGAAGGTATTTACCTGGGCGGCTGGGCGACTTCGGCCAAAGGCAGCAGCCATGAAGATCCCGGACCGGACTTGGCCAGTTACCCGCTCAGTCAAGTACCCGATGAGGCGGCTGGTTTGGTGCGCGCGCTGCTGATCGCAGACAAGAACCAATTATTCGTGCGCCAACGAATGACCGCTGAAAAGAGAGCGGCCACGCCGGAAGTTGATTTTCGTCCGTTCATAATTGCCGATGCCGATACTGGTCACGGTGGCGATGCTCACGTCCGCAATTTGATTCGCCGGTTCGTTGAAGTTGGCGTGCCCGGCTATCACATCGAAGATCAGCGGCCGGGTTCGAAGAAGTGTGGTCACCAAGGCGGTAAGGTACTGGTCGCCGAAGACGAGCAAATCAAGCGTTTGAATGCCGCCCGATTTCAACTGGACATTATGCGCGTGCCGGGAATTATCGTGGCGCGTACAGACGCCGAGTCAGCCACGTTGTTAGAGAGCTGTGCTGACGAGCGAGATCAACCATTTGTGTTGGGGGCAACGAATATCGATGTACCACCATTCAAGATCGCCTACTTGGCAATCTTGCGAAGATTTGACTCTAAAGGGGTCAGCGAACTAAACGGCCACAAATTGTACAACATTGCATCTGAAGAATACGCAGACGCGGAAGCGTGGCTGGAACGCAAAGGCATCTTCAAGCTGGTGGATGAGGCTGCGGCCTGGTATCTCAAGAACCCGAATCAAAACGTGGATGCCATGCTGGACAGGATCACCAACCAGGTGACGGAAGTTTGGCAGGGCGAAGCAGGTGTTAAGACCTACGCTCAGGCTGTGGCGGATGTCATGGAGTTCCGCGCCAGCGAAGGCGAAGAGTTCCCGATGACTTCGGCTGAGTGGTTGAAGTTTGCAGGCAAGGCGTCCTTTAATGCTGCCAAGGCCAAGGCTAAGAGTATCGGCATTCATATCATTTGGGATTGTGAACGTCCGCGTTCTCCCGAAGGCTATTATCAGGTGCAAGGCGGCATTGAGTATGCCATCGCCAAGTCGTTGGCCGCCGCGCCGTTTGCTGATTTGTTGTGGATGGAAACCAAGACGGCAGACCTGAAGGATGCGCGGCATTTTGCCGAAGCTATTCACGCTCAATTCCCCGACAAAATGCTGGCCTACAATCTGTCGCCTTCGTTCAACTGGGACACCACCGGGATGAGCGAAGAGCAAATGCGGAATTTCCCAGAAGAGCTGGGCAAGTTGGGATTTGTGTTTAACTTCATTACGTACGGTGGCCACCAGATCGATGGTTTGGTGAGCGAAGAGTTTGCTCTGGCCCTCAAGCAAGACGGCATGTTGGCGCTCGCGCGACTGCAACGCAAGTTACGTCTGGTCGAATCGCCATACGCCACGCCGCAGTCCCTGGTTGGCGGACCGCGCATGGATGGTGCTCTGGGAGCCTGTTCGGGCCGCACGGCGACAACCGCGGCCATGGGTAAGGGCAGTACGCAATTCCAGCACCTGGTGCAGACCGAGGTGCCCACCAGCCTGCTGGCCGAATGGTTAGCACAGTGGAATAAGCATTACGGGCATACAGAGCCGCTGCGTGTCAAACTGCGACCGAATCGTTCGGGTTCTGATCTGCTGGAGCTGCAGTTGTTGGGTGCCGGCGACAAGAAAGTTGCCAACGTAATCTTCGCAACCATTCAAGATCGCCGTGGACGAACAATACTGTCGGTGCGCGATCAGAATACCTTCGATCTGGCCATGCGCCAAAAGCGATTGATGACTTTGATGCATCTGTTTCTGATCCATCGCTACAAAGCGGTGGCGGTACACTATGTGACTCCGACTGAGGACAACCAGTATCAAACCAAGAAGATGCAGTCGCACGGGATTTACTCGCAGGTCAACAATGAAGTTGGCGAGATTATCGTCGCTGACGTTGACGCCGAGGGTGTAGCTAAGCTGCTCGATGCCGACGCTGCAGCTTTGCAGAAGCTAATTCACAAGGCGGTTTAG
- a CDS encoding dienelactone hydrolase family protein, with protein sequence MRLSYVLAMCTAVVSQAAVAQHIVCVTVEDPLNYQAVSFLNDFALRELSTVARRVTIVQGNQVHPTRFDGLETPLQDADLLIVFVRRATPPEHQLNAIRSHLEAGKPLVGIRTANHAFAPLPNTTLPDGASSWPEFVPDVLGCQNTGYETQGMPYAVTLHPSAQPTDPLLDGVDYRSISGHTSMYRVLPLADDAQPLLLGRAVGIEPAQPIAWTRLYGPKQAKVFYSSLGDPVDVQQPAVRKLFLNAVKWALQSSSQSSPQPQITSLPGTEPLVARSDLADAMISGIDRFLLRQIDTIAGQRRAQERHVVNDHDATSEATDQPQARQRTAVERRSRLAEILGVRDARPDNLTMEIQGTTSHSGTVAHGTIAGHPNHHWHARLVRWNVLDGVHGEGLLIEPQAGRPASLDVVLLPDADQTPEQLLGIAEGVPADLQYARILAATGCRVIVPTLISNAVAARAPPGQAGRAVMTNREYVYRPAFELGRHVIGYEIQKTLAAVDWLSALPDRHACPIAVAGYGEGGLIALTAAALDRRIDAALVSGYFGPREGMWQEPISRNLFGILSEFGDAELAQLIFPRPLLVDFRPGPELSLRTAGGAPGDLPAHRPDLSVAEFQQAAQRMQIPLEAPQVGQPPRAALLSGTVTRWYQNVNDVRALDAINNSSGPLSAVLPLKALVDSRHITSNTTLVDPLPDADRRQARQVAELIEHTQHLLQRSPSVRQSLFAKLDTQSLDAYQMSIEPYREMFYDQVIGRFDLPRLPAAPRSRLWKQTNNWTGYEVVLDVWPDVIAYGILLLPNDLTTDQRHPVVVCQHGLEGRPADVVVGDHPAYHDFAAKLCERGYIVFAPQNIYLFQDRFRSLQRKSNSIGKTLFSTMVPQHQQIVDWLKSLPQVDPQRIAFYGLSYGGKSAMRIPALVPDYCLSICSADFNEWIVKNASTREPFSYVWTGEYEIFEFNLGNTFNYAEMSWLICPRPFMVERGHFDAVGEDHWVAYEYAKVRHMYQAKLGIGQRTEIEWFIGPHTINGQATFAFLDRHLRHKARGQ encoded by the coding sequence ATGCGACTGAGTTACGTTCTGGCGATGTGCACGGCTGTGGTTTCACAGGCGGCTGTCGCACAGCACATCGTGTGCGTGACGGTTGAGGATCCGCTTAACTATCAGGCGGTTTCCTTTCTGAATGACTTTGCTTTGCGAGAACTGTCGACAGTAGCCCGGCGTGTAACGATCGTTCAAGGCAATCAGGTTCACCCAACGCGCTTTGACGGACTGGAAACGCCATTGCAGGACGCCGACTTGTTGATCGTCTTCGTGCGTCGGGCGACTCCACCAGAGCACCAGTTGAATGCAATTCGCTCTCATTTAGAGGCGGGAAAGCCGCTGGTCGGAATTCGCACCGCCAACCATGCGTTCGCGCCGCTACCAAACACGACGCTGCCGGATGGGGCGAGCAGTTGGCCTGAGTTCGTACCCGATGTCTTGGGCTGTCAAAACACCGGTTATGAAACTCAAGGCATGCCGTATGCGGTCACTCTACATCCATCCGCTCAGCCCACTGATCCGCTACTGGACGGCGTAGACTACCGATCCATCTCCGGCCATACATCGATGTACCGAGTGCTACCCCTGGCTGACGATGCTCAACCGCTTTTGTTGGGAAGGGCAGTCGGCATTGAGCCAGCACAGCCAATCGCCTGGACGCGACTTTACGGCCCGAAGCAGGCCAAAGTATTTTACTCCAGCCTGGGGGATCCCGTTGATGTCCAACAACCCGCCGTACGCAAGTTGTTTTTGAACGCCGTAAAGTGGGCGCTGCAATCTTCAAGTCAAAGCTCGCCGCAACCGCAGATCACATCCCTGCCTGGCACTGAGCCGCTAGTAGCGCGAAGCGACTTGGCCGACGCGATGATCTCTGGCATCGATCGCTTTTTGCTCAGACAGATCGACACAATAGCCGGGCAGCGACGCGCTCAAGAAAGACACGTGGTGAACGATCATGACGCCACCAGCGAGGCTACGGACCAGCCCCAAGCCAGGCAACGGACGGCTGTTGAGCGGCGAAGTCGGCTAGCAGAAATACTGGGCGTGCGCGACGCGCGACCCGACAATTTAACCATGGAAATACAGGGCACGACCAGTCACAGCGGCACCGTTGCCCATGGCACCATTGCTGGCCACCCCAACCACCACTGGCATGCTCGGTTGGTACGATGGAACGTGCTGGATGGCGTTCACGGCGAAGGATTGCTGATTGAGCCGCAGGCGGGCAGGCCAGCCAGCTTGGACGTTGTGCTCTTACCCGATGCGGATCAAACTCCAGAGCAATTGCTGGGCATCGCCGAGGGAGTTCCTGCTGACCTGCAATACGCCAGAATCCTAGCCGCCACTGGCTGCCGCGTCATTGTGCCCACACTGATTAGCAACGCCGTGGCTGCGCGTGCTCCACCGGGACAGGCCGGTCGAGCGGTGATGACCAATCGCGAATATGTTTACCGTCCAGCGTTTGAACTTGGTCGCCATGTGATTGGTTATGAAATTCAAAAGACCCTGGCAGCCGTCGATTGGTTGTCTGCGTTGCCGGATCGCCACGCCTGCCCAATTGCCGTTGCCGGTTATGGTGAAGGTGGATTGATTGCTTTGACGGCGGCCGCACTGGACAGGCGAATTGATGCGGCACTGGTCAGCGGATATTTTGGCCCACGCGAGGGCATGTGGCAGGAGCCGATTTCACGGAACCTGTTCGGTATACTGAGTGAATTTGGCGATGCCGAACTGGCTCAGCTGATCTTTCCTCGGCCCCTGCTGGTCGATTTCCGACCTGGCCCCGAATTGTCGTTGCGCACCGCTGGTGGCGCGCCCGGCGATCTACCGGCTCATCGCCCAGACCTGTCCGTGGCTGAATTTCAGCAGGCCGCGCAACGCATGCAGATACCCTTGGAAGCTCCCCAGGTTGGACAGCCGCCGCGCGCGGCATTGTTGTCAGGCACCGTCACGCGCTGGTATCAAAATGTCAATGATGTGCGGGCGCTCGATGCCATCAACAACAGCTCAGGTCCACTTTCGGCAGTCTTGCCATTAAAGGCTCTGGTCGACAGTCGCCATATTACCAGTAACACAACGCTCGTCGATCCGCTGCCCGATGCGGACCGGCGACAAGCCCGGCAAGTTGCCGAGCTGATCGAACACACCCAGCACCTGCTACAACGCAGCCCTTCGGTCCGACAGTCGCTATTTGCGAAACTCGACACCCAGTCGCTGGACGCGTATCAAATGTCGATCGAGCCGTATCGAGAGATGTTTTATGATCAAGTCATCGGCCGCTTCGATCTGCCGCGACTTCCGGCAGCGCCTCGCAGCCGATTGTGGAAGCAGACCAATAACTGGACCGGCTACGAAGTTGTCCTGGATGTCTGGCCCGATGTGATTGCCTACGGCATTTTGTTGCTGCCCAATGACTTGACTACTGACCAGCGCCACCCAGTGGTCGTCTGCCAGCATGGGTTGGAAGGCCGCCCCGCCGACGTGGTAGTCGGCGATCATCCGGCATACCACGACTTTGCGGCCAAGCTGTGCGAGCGTGGCTACATCGTATTCGCTCCGCAGAACATCTATCTGTTTCAGGATCGTTTTCGCAGCCTGCAGCGCAAGAGCAATTCCATTGGCAAAACACTGTTTTCCACCATGGTGCCACAACATCAACAGATCGTCGATTGGCTGAAAAGCCTGCCGCAAGTTGATCCGCAGCGCATTGCATTTTACGGCCTGAGTTACGGAGGCAAGTCGGCCATGCGTATCCCAGCGCTGGTTCCCGATTATTGCCTATCAATCTGTTCGGCGGATTTCAACGAATGGATCGTCAAGAATGCCAGTACACGCGAACCGTTCAGTTATGTGTGGACGGGCGAATACGAAATCTTTGAATTCAACCTGGGCAATACGTTTAACTATGCCGAGATGTCCTGGCTGATTTGTCCACGGCCATTTATGGTCGAGCGCGGCCACTTCGACGCTGTGGGAGAAGATCACTGGGTGGCTTACGAATACGCTAAGGTGCGGCACATGTACCAAGCCAAGCTAGGCATCGGTCAGCGGACCGAGATTGAGTGGTTTATCGGTCCTCACACGATCAATGGACAAGCTACGTTTGCGTTCCTCGATCGTCACTTGCGGCATAAGGCGCGCGGCCAGTAA
- a CDS encoding DUF362 domain-containing protein encodes MTQYPAIFHVKQKFPRPREADVVAATQGQLAKLQLAQRVTPGQSVAITAGSRGIANIPLILKAIVDHLKSLDARPFLVPAMGSHGGGTAQGQLGILTQLGITPEACGCPIRASMETEVVCQAAEGFPVHFDRHAFQADHVVVCGRVKPHTGFVGEIESGLMKMLLVGLGKHEGAKVYHRAIADFSFPQILRSVAGEVLARCNVLAGVAILENGYEETAVIEAVAPQEFASREPELLKLAKSWLPKLPFSTAQLLLIDEIGKTISGAGMDTNVVGRKFLSHKARDDEWPKIKNIIVRGLAPATQGNGAGIGLAEFALTRAVEGLDLLKTEINALTAQHSDAAMIPIHRRTDREVLDLALSVVGLTEPPNVRMMWIRNTLSLEHVVCSAAYWDEAQQRSDLEILTQPQPLPLDASGMLPDLGHN; translated from the coding sequence ATGACCCAGTACCCAGCCATCTTTCACGTTAAGCAAAAATTTCCGCGACCGCGCGAGGCGGATGTGGTGGCAGCCACACAGGGGCAGCTTGCCAAGCTACAGCTGGCGCAGCGCGTTACGCCAGGCCAAAGTGTGGCCATCACGGCGGGCAGTCGCGGCATCGCCAACATCCCGTTGATCCTCAAGGCGATCGTGGATCATTTAAAATCTTTGGACGCTCGACCGTTCCTCGTTCCCGCAATGGGCAGTCACGGTGGGGGCACTGCCCAGGGGCAGTTGGGCATCTTAACGCAGCTAGGCATTACGCCAGAGGCCTGCGGCTGTCCAATTCGCGCCAGTATGGAAACCGAGGTTGTGTGTCAGGCGGCAGAAGGTTTTCCAGTGCATTTTGACCGTCACGCCTTCCAGGCGGATCACGTCGTCGTGTGCGGCCGCGTGAAGCCACACACCGGGTTCGTCGGCGAGATTGAAAGTGGGCTGATGAAAATGCTGTTGGTGGGCCTGGGCAAACACGAAGGTGCCAAAGTGTACCATCGCGCCATCGCTGACTTTAGCTTTCCACAAATACTGCGCAGCGTGGCTGGAGAAGTATTGGCTCGTTGCAACGTCTTAGCCGGCGTAGCGATCCTGGAAAACGGTTACGAGGAAACGGCGGTAATCGAAGCGGTTGCGCCGCAGGAGTTTGCCAGCCGTGAACCGGAACTACTCAAGTTGGCCAAGAGTTGGTTGCCCAAACTGCCGTTTTCCACAGCACAGCTCCTGTTGATCGACGAAATTGGCAAGACCATTAGCGGCGCTGGTATGGACACGAACGTGGTGGGGCGCAAGTTCTTGTCGCACAAGGCCCGCGATGATGAATGGCCTAAGATCAAGAACATCATCGTGCGCGGGTTGGCACCTGCCACCCAAGGCAACGGTGCCGGTATTGGACTGGCAGAGTTCGCATTGACGCGCGCCGTGGAAGGGCTGGACTTACTCAAGACGGAAATCAACGCCCTGACCGCGCAACACAGCGACGCTGCGATGATTCCCATTCATCGTCGGACCGACCGCGAGGTGTTGGATTTGGCTCTGTCGGTGGTCGGTTTAACCGAACCGCCCAACGTGCGCATGATGTGGATTCGCAATACGTTATCGCTTGAGCATGTCGTCTGTTCAGCGGCCTATTGGGATGAGGCTCAACAGCGCAGCGACTTGGAAATCCTCACGCAACCGCAGCCACTGCCCCTGGATGCGAGCGGGATGCTGCCCGACTTGGGACATAACTAA
- a CDS encoding glycosyltransferase family 2 protein — protein sequence MFTIRQDNRPQCDLSIVIPLHNEEASIPQLLQQVVAALRSPELINRRSEIILVDDGSTDFTCQAVEQQMQHYPVPIQLISLRRNLGQTAAMQAGIEAAVGELIATLDGDLQNDPADLPRMVERLEASNLDLLCGRRMNRQDTLILRKIPSWIANRLIIACTGVKIHDYGCSLKLYRADVIQRVRLFGEMHRFIPVWATKVTSPSKIGEIEVRHHPRRFGSTHYGISRTFRVALDLLTVLFFMRFRARPGHFFGAIGLMLGALGTVMLAGAAFAKFGLGQDIGSRPLLLIGAVSFFSAVQLVCLGILAEMVTRIYLELPRNQSENIRSQISNLDAVQAQSAGIRQAS from the coding sequence ATGTTCACAATCAGACAAGACAACCGGCCGCAGTGCGATCTTTCGATCGTCATCCCGTTGCACAACGAGGAAGCATCCATTCCGCAACTGCTACAGCAGGTTGTGGCTGCGTTGCGATCTCCTGAACTGATCAACCGACGATCCGAAATCATCCTGGTGGACGACGGTAGTACGGACTTTACTTGCCAGGCAGTTGAGCAGCAGATGCAGCACTATCCCGTGCCGATTCAGTTGATCTCATTGCGCCGCAACCTGGGACAGACGGCGGCGATGCAGGCTGGCATCGAAGCTGCAGTCGGCGAGCTGATTGCCACATTGGATGGCGACTTACAGAATGATCCTGCGGATCTGCCGCGGATGGTCGAGCGTCTGGAGGCAAGCAATCTTGATCTGTTGTGCGGCCGCCGCATGAATCGCCAAGACACGCTGATTCTTAGAAAGATTCCGTCGTGGATCGCCAATCGACTAATTATCGCTTGTACCGGAGTGAAAATACACGACTATGGCTGCAGCCTGAAGCTCTATCGGGCTGACGTCATCCAGCGCGTTCGCCTGTTTGGCGAAATGCACCGCTTCATCCCGGTGTGGGCAACGAAAGTCACTTCGCCCTCCAAGATTGGTGAGATCGAAGTACGGCATCATCCGCGACGATTCGGCAGTACGCACTACGGCATCTCACGCACCTTTCGCGTGGCCCTTGACTTGTTGACGGTACTATTCTTCATGCGTTTTCGCGCGCGGCCTGGGCACTTCTTCGGTGCCATCGGGCTGATGCTGGGGGCGTTAGGAACAGTCATGTTGGCTGGCGCTGCGTTTGCCAAGTTCGGCCTGGGGCAAGACATCGGTAGTCGTCCGTTGTTGTTGATAGGTGCCGTCTCGTTTTTCAGCGCGGTTCAACTGGTGTGCTTGGGCATTTTAGCTGAAATGGTCACGCGGATTTACTTGGAACTACCCCGCAATCAATCGGAAAACATCCGCAGTCAAATCTCGAATCTCGACGCTGTGCAGGCGCAGTCGGCAGGCATTCGTCAGGCATCTTAG
- a CDS encoding GMC family oxidoreductase → MTASDTVHLYDYIVIGSGFGGSVSAMRLAEKGYSVAVLEKGKEYRAQDFPKSNWNLRKFLWAPAIRCFGFQKLTFFKQVFILSGVGVGGGSLVYANTHMVPPDEFFHNPSWADFGDWKQRLMPYYDLAKFMLGSVKNQRLDFADLQLRELARDMGREQTFDSVHVGVYFGDPQQPVDPYFQGLGPDRQGCVGCANCMVGCRYNAKNTLDKNYLWFARKFGASLFAQTVVEKIQFMDGVYHVHTRRSTAWLRGQRRVFKSRGLVLSGGVLGTLDLLLKQKHHYRTLPKLSDTLGMGLRTNSEMLCGVQSYHHKLNHGIAISSVFNPDEHTHVEIVKYGDGSDAMGVFGAYAVGPGSAFGRTIQLLVALMTKPHLILRSYYRMLRRTWAKYTIILLVMQSLDSSMRMIWRRRLWRGRMTIDNSASRPVPAHLPIGQQVMTQYAEKVAGIPANSIPEIVFNMSTTAHILGGCPMGADASQGVINDRFQAFGYPNMYILDGSIIQGNLGVNPSLTITALSEYAMSLIAEKEGNKHPSLDRQLEACRAALGGRRPIESPQQPDIPLTQP, encoded by the coding sequence ATGACCGCTTCTGACACAGTACACCTGTACGACTACATCGTGATCGGCTCCGGCTTCGGGGGCAGCGTCTCGGCCATGCGCCTGGCTGAAAAGGGCTACTCGGTTGCCGTGCTGGAAAAGGGCAAAGAGTATCGCGCGCAGGATTTCCCGAAATCGAATTGGAATCTCAGGAAATTCTTGTGGGCGCCAGCCATCCGCTGCTTCGGATTTCAAAAGCTGACCTTCTTCAAGCAAGTCTTCATCCTCAGCGGCGTCGGGGTCGGAGGCGGCAGCTTGGTCTATGCGAACACGCACATGGTGCCGCCGGACGAGTTTTTTCATAATCCGTCGTGGGCAGACTTTGGCGACTGGAAGCAGCGGCTGATGCCCTACTACGATCTAGCCAAATTCATGTTAGGCTCGGTCAAGAATCAGCGTCTGGATTTTGCCGATTTACAGCTCCGCGAATTGGCCCGCGACATGGGACGCGAGCAAACCTTCGACTCTGTACACGTCGGAGTTTATTTTGGCGATCCCCAGCAGCCGGTCGATCCGTATTTCCAAGGCTTGGGCCCAGATCGGCAGGGCTGCGTAGGCTGCGCCAACTGCATGGTCGGTTGCCGCTACAACGCCAAGAACACCTTGGACAAAAACTATCTATGGTTTGCGCGGAAATTCGGAGCTTCACTTTTCGCACAGACAGTGGTTGAAAAAATTCAATTCATGGATGGCGTCTACCATGTGCACACGCGCCGCAGTACCGCTTGGCTGCGAGGCCAGCGACGCGTTTTCAAATCACGCGGGCTGGTGCTGAGCGGTGGAGTACTAGGTACGCTGGACCTGCTGCTCAAACAGAAGCACCATTACCGCACGCTTCCTAAACTCTCCGATACATTAGGGATGGGGCTGCGCACCAACTCCGAAATGCTGTGTGGAGTCCAATCTTATCACCATAAGCTGAATCACGGCATCGCCATTTCATCAGTCTTCAATCCCGACGAGCATACTCATGTTGAAATCGTCAAATACGGCGATGGCTCCGATGCCATGGGGGTTTTCGGCGCGTATGCGGTCGGCCCAGGCAGCGCATTCGGGCGAACGATACAACTGCTGGTCGCGCTGATGACCAAGCCACACTTGATTCTTCGCTCGTACTATCGCATGCTGCGTCGTACCTGGGCCAAGTACACGATCATTCTGCTGGTCATGCAGTCGCTGGACAGTTCGATGCGCATGATCTGGCGCCGCAGACTGTGGAGAGGCCGCATGACGATCGACAATTCTGCATCCCGTCCTGTACCGGCACATTTGCCGATCGGCCAACAGGTTATGACGCAGTATGCCGAAAAGGTCGCAGGCATCCCCGCCAATTCCATTCCCGAGATCGTTTTCAACATGTCGACGACAGCCCATATTCTGGGTGGCTGCCCGATGGGCGCAGACGCTAGCCAGGGAGTCATTAACGATCGCTTTCAAGCCTTTGGTTACCCAAACATGTACATCTTGGACGGCTCGATCATCCAAGGCAACCTCGGCGTTAACCCTAGCCTAACGATCACGGCGTTGAGCGAGTACGCGATGTCGCTGATCGCCGAAAAGGAAGGCAACAAACACCCGTCGCTGGACCGGCAGCTAGAAGCGTGCCGAGCCGCGCTCGGGGGCCGAAGACCAATTGAATCTCCGCAACAGCCTGACATTCCACTGACGCAGCCCTAA